The following are encoded together in the Pedobacter steynii genome:
- the efp gene encoding elongation factor P: protein MAKASEIKVGNILRFNNELVTVTEILHRTPGKGGAFYLGKFRNIKTGKIVEARLGTDEQVEICRVETNDYQYLYEEGDYFVVMDNVSFEQFNIPKSLFGPSAKFLKEGMNVIVSLESEEPIMAQAPNFVELEITYAEPAVKGDTSSGALKMVTTENGVELKVPLFVNQGDKVKVDTRTGEYVERVK from the coding sequence ATGGCAAAGGCATCTGAAATTAAAGTAGGAAATATTTTACGTTTCAATAATGAACTGGTAACAGTGACTGAAATCTTACATCGTACACCAGGTAAAGGTGGAGCTTTCTACTTAGGTAAGTTTCGTAATATTAAAACAGGGAAAATTGTAGAAGCCCGTTTAGGAACTGATGAGCAGGTTGAAATTTGCCGTGTAGAAACGAATGACTATCAATATCTATATGAAGAAGGAGATTATTTTGTAGTAATGGACAATGTCTCTTTTGAGCAGTTCAATATTCCTAAATCGCTTTTCGGACCATCTGCAAAGTTCCTTAAAGAGGGAATGAATGTGATCGTTTCCCTTGAAAGCGAAGAGCCAATTATGGCTCAGGCACCAAACTTTGTAGAGCTGGAAATTACTTACGCAGAACCTGCAGTTAAAGGTGATACTTCTTCTGGCGCATTGAAAATGGTGACTACAGAAAATGGAGTAGAGTTAAAAGTGCCTCTTTTTGTGAACCAGGGTGATAAAGTAAAAGTAGATACCCGTACCGGAGAGTATGTGGAGCGTGTGAAATAG
- a CDS encoding SusC/RagA family TonB-linked outer membrane protein → MSKKNLIGLSKKGIGLVCCLCFLSSFIYAQNLKITGRVTDLSDGGALPGVSVKVKNTTTGTVTNTGGAFALEAPKGAILVFSYIGYASKELTIADNNPLNVALSAQNDQLSEVIVIGYGTTQKKDLTGSVSSISASQIKDLPVSSIDQKMVGQIAGVQISTPTGAPGGGVNIQVRGAGSIGATNSPLFVVDGFAISNTGGQSYNPLNVLSPDDIESVTVLKDASSTAIYGSRGSNGVIVITTKKGKTGAPVVNVNSYIGSQQVPQKGRPKVLNGTEYAQYRRDIITDDFASRGLVATDNDIPAEFRNPAQYGEGTNWYDAVLRTAMQNSVDASIRGGNEHTKYSASVNRLEQDGTVRYTDYKRYSLNFNLQSDLSKKIKVGISLAPSGGTQHRSGFESGQRDVLTRALWLSPLVPITDASGKRTVFITSPGAIGAGNPLNTLEFSGTKANYFRGLATAFAEYQIIDGLKAKYSYNLDYTNNSSFAFSPTFVIGETGNQKPNLSIPGSNTAQNTTTNWLSELTLGYDKSFGKDHRINAIIGYTAQQERYNGYSFGATNYPDDLIQTINASTLLNGAAAGVEKWSLISYLARVNYTLKDKYILTGTIRSDGSSRFGSSVRYGTFPSGAFAWRASEEEFLKNVKWISDLKLRTSYGRTGNFNIGNYSYASGIGSANYSFGGQLANGRASGSIANENLTWEKSDEFDLGLDFSVFKSRLNLTADFYNRITSSLLLNVELPLASGYSSATVNLGKVRNRGFEFGLTSKNLTGAFTWNTNFNISFNRNIVLELNPGNNNSPIYSGRSGEGNYTHISQVGKPLGQFFGFVFDGIYQNAAELAGQPKHNSSIVGSVRYKDIDGNGVIEAVKDFTVIGNSQPDFNYGITNSFGYKDFDLTVLIIGSQGGQIMKTGNEFLTNIDGVFNVDRKVLNRFRSPSNPGDGRVPTTVNGRTLYREVNSQWIEDASFMRIQNITLGYNFNQKFISSSGVIKALRLYGSIQNLATFSKYSGSNPQASTNDGFSVLTPGRDFTSYPLPRVITAGINMTF, encoded by the coding sequence ATGAGCAAAAAAAATCTAATCGGTCTATCTAAAAAAGGAATAGGCCTGGTGTGCTGTCTGTGTTTCCTCAGCAGCTTCATCTATGCACAAAATTTAAAAATTACGGGAAGGGTGACAGACCTTAGCGATGGAGGAGCGCTTCCAGGCGTATCCGTTAAAGTTAAAAACACCACAACGGGAACGGTAACCAATACCGGCGGGGCATTTGCGCTGGAAGCACCCAAAGGAGCAATCCTTGTTTTCAGCTATATTGGTTATGCGAGCAAAGAATTAACCATAGCAGACAACAACCCGCTAAATGTGGCGCTTTCTGCACAGAATGACCAGTTGTCTGAGGTGATCGTGATCGGTTATGGTACGACTCAGAAAAAGGACCTGACCGGCTCCGTTTCCAGCATTTCAGCCTCGCAGATCAAAGACTTGCCGGTAAGCTCCATCGACCAGAAAATGGTTGGACAAATTGCCGGTGTTCAAATCAGCACGCCTACCGGTGCGCCGGGTGGTGGCGTGAACATACAGGTCAGAGGTGCCGGCTCCATCGGTGCAACCAACAGCCCTTTATTTGTGGTGGATGGCTTCGCGATCTCCAACACCGGAGGTCAGAGCTATAACCCACTGAACGTCCTTAGCCCTGATGATATTGAATCTGTTACTGTTTTAAAAGACGCTTCTTCCACCGCAATATATGGATCAAGAGGCTCAAACGGCGTGATTGTCATCACCACAAAAAAAGGAAAAACAGGCGCCCCGGTCGTGAATGTAAACAGCTATATCGGTAGTCAGCAGGTCCCTCAAAAAGGCAGGCCGAAAGTCCTTAACGGCACAGAATATGCACAATACAGAAGAGATATCATTACCGATGACTTTGCTTCCAGAGGTTTGGTGGCCACTGATAATGATATTCCCGCAGAATTCAGAAACCCTGCTCAATACGGTGAGGGCACGAACTGGTATGATGCGGTGTTGCGTACAGCAATGCAAAACAGTGTGGATGCCAGCATCAGAGGCGGAAATGAGCATACCAAGTATTCCGCTTCTGTTAACAGACTGGAGCAGGATGGAACAGTGAGGTATACAGACTATAAACGTTACTCCCTGAATTTCAACCTTCAATCCGACCTGAGTAAAAAAATTAAAGTGGGCATTAGCCTTGCGCCAAGTGGTGGCACTCAGCACCGGAGTGGATTTGAGTCCGGACAAAGAGACGTACTGACCCGTGCACTTTGGCTTAGTCCACTTGTTCCGATTACGGATGCATCTGGAAAGAGAACGGTCTTTATCACCTCCCCTGGCGCTATTGGGGCAGGAAACCCCTTAAATACCCTGGAATTTTCGGGCACTAAAGCCAATTATTTCAGAGGCCTTGCCACTGCCTTTGCCGAATATCAGATCATTGATGGTTTAAAAGCAAAATATAGCTATAACCTTGATTATACCAACAACAGTTCCTTTGCATTCAGCCCTACCTTTGTGATTGGCGAAACGGGAAATCAAAAACCAAACCTCTCTATTCCCGGTTCCAATACGGCACAGAATACCACTACGAACTGGCTTTCAGAATTAACCCTTGGTTACGATAAAAGCTTTGGAAAAGACCACCGCATCAACGCAATTATAGGATATACGGCACAGCAGGAACGTTACAACGGCTATTCTTTTGGGGCAACAAATTATCCCGACGACCTGATCCAAACCATTAATGCTTCCACTTTACTCAATGGAGCAGCAGCAGGAGTAGAAAAATGGTCGCTCATCTCCTACCTTGCCCGCGTAAACTATACTCTTAAAGACAAGTATATACTTACCGGTACCATTCGTTCTGATGGTTCTTCGCGTTTTGGTTCGAGTGTCCGTTATGGAACATTTCCATCGGGGGCATTTGCCTGGAGGGCTTCTGAAGAAGAGTTTCTTAAAAACGTAAAATGGATCAGCGACCTGAAGTTAAGAACGAGTTATGGCCGTACAGGTAACTTTAACATAGGCAATTATTCCTATGCCTCAGGAATAGGATCAGCAAATTATTCCTTTGGCGGACAACTTGCCAATGGCCGTGCTTCAGGATCGATCGCAAACGAAAACCTGACCTGGGAAAAATCAGATGAATTTGATCTGGGTCTGGACTTCTCTGTTTTTAAAAGCAGATTGAATCTCACTGCAGATTTTTATAACCGAATTACCAGCTCCCTGCTTTTAAATGTTGAACTTCCGCTTGCCTCAGGATATTCTTCTGCTACGGTAAACCTTGGGAAAGTGAGAAACCGGGGTTTTGAATTTGGACTGACTTCCAAAAATCTGACCGGTGCATTTACCTGGAATACTAATTTCAACATTAGCTTTAACCGCAATATTGTTTTAGAACTTAACCCAGGCAATAACAATTCCCCTATTTATAGCGGTCGTAGCGGAGAAGGTAATTATACCCATATTAGTCAGGTTGGAAAACCGCTGGGACAATTTTTCGGATTTGTATTTGATGGTATTTACCAAAATGCAGCTGAACTTGCCGGTCAGCCGAAACACAATTCTTCCATCGTAGGATCAGTAAGATATAAAGATATTGACGGCAATGGTGTGATTGAGGCAGTTAAAGATTTCACGGTTATCGGAAATTCGCAGCCTGATTTCAACTACGGAATCACCAACAGTTTCGGTTACAAGGATTTTGATCTGACGGTCCTGATCATCGGTTCACAGGGTGGACAGATCATGAAAACCGGAAATGAATTCTTAACAAATATCGACGGCGTGTTCAATGTGGATCGTAAGGTATTAAACAGATTCAGATCGCCGTCAAACCCTGGAGATGGTCGTGTGCCTACCACAGTAAATGGCAGAACACTTTATCGGGAAGTCAACTCGCAATGGATAGAAGATGCCAGTTTTATGCGCATCCAGAACATCACCCTGGGTTATAATTTCAATCAAAAATTCATCAGCAGTTCCGGGGTTATAAAGGCGCTTCGCTTATATGGCAGTATACAGAACCTGGCCACATTCAGTAAGTATAGCGGTTCGAATCCTCAGGCAAGCACCAATGATGGTTTTTCTGTGTTGACTCCGGGACGTGATTTTACCAGTTATCCGCTACCAAGGGTCATTACTGCCGGAATTAATATGACTTTTTAA
- a CDS encoding FGGY-family carbohydrate kinase, producing the protein MGQKNKPVPVIAIFDVGKTNKKLFLFDEQYQIVFERTARFTETVDEDGDPCENLESLRLSVFDSLREVFKKEEFEVKSINFTTYGASLVYIDKDGQPLSPLYNYLKSYPEELKSQFYVSYGGEEAFSNTTASPVLGSLNSGLQLYRIKHEKPELFKQIKYALHLPQYLSYLISGALYSDLTSIGCHTALWNFKTQDYHDWVKTEGILDKLAPIAPSDHVMPAAFPGNNYAVGIGFHDSSAALIPYLINFQEPFILLSTGTWCISLNPFNSSPLTVEELQNDCLCYLQFEGKPVKASRVFAGYEHEQQVKRIAAHFGADVISYRNAIFDPGIIELLRKNGKPEPEPGSEIIKESRFSKRNLSDYATDIIAYHQLMLDLVDQQCQATQRVLKGTKVKRIFVDGGFSKNAIFMNLLSASFPELEVFAASMAQATAVGAALAIHKSWNTKPLPNDIIQLKFYSAAQHHY; encoded by the coding sequence ATGGGACAAAAAAACAAACCGGTTCCTGTAATTGCCATCTTTGATGTAGGCAAAACGAACAAGAAATTGTTCCTGTTTGACGAGCAATACCAAATCGTCTTTGAAAGAACCGCCAGATTTACCGAGACTGTGGATGAGGACGGTGATCCCTGTGAAAACCTGGAAAGCCTGCGGCTCTCGGTATTTGACTCTCTGAGGGAAGTTTTTAAAAAAGAGGAATTCGAGGTCAAATCCATCAATTTCACCACTTATGGAGCGAGCCTGGTCTACATCGATAAAGATGGCCAACCTTTGTCGCCTTTATATAACTACCTGAAATCCTATCCTGAGGAATTAAAATCTCAGTTTTATGTGAGTTACGGAGGCGAAGAAGCATTTTCCAATACGACGGCCTCCCCCGTTCTGGGAAGCTTGAATTCCGGCTTACAGTTATATCGGATTAAGCATGAAAAACCAGAACTTTTTAAACAGATAAAATATGCACTTCATTTGCCTCAATATTTAAGTTATCTGATCTCCGGAGCACTTTATTCTGACCTCACCAGCATTGGTTGTCATACTGCATTGTGGAATTTCAAAACACAGGACTACCATGATTGGGTAAAAACAGAAGGTATTCTGGATAAGCTGGCCCCTATTGCGCCTTCAGACCATGTGATGCCTGCTGCTTTTCCAGGAAACAATTATGCCGTGGGCATCGGATTCCATGACAGTTCAGCAGCGCTGATCCCTTACCTGATCAATTTTCAGGAGCCTTTTATCCTCTTGTCTACCGGAACCTGGTGTATCAGTTTGAATCCATTTAATTCGAGTCCGTTAACCGTAGAAGAACTCCAGAACGATTGCTTGTGTTACCTTCAGTTTGAGGGTAAACCGGTAAAAGCTTCCCGTGTTTTTGCTGGTTACGAACATGAACAGCAGGTAAAACGGATTGCTGCTCATTTTGGTGCAGATGTGATCAGCTACCGCAATGCTATTTTTGATCCGGGAATCATCGAGCTGCTCAGGAAGAATGGTAAACCGGAACCAGAACCCGGATCAGAAATCATAAAGGAGTCCCGGTTTTCCAAAAGAAACCTATCCGACTATGCCACAGATATCATTGCCTATCATCAGCTCATGCTGGATCTGGTAGACCAACAATGCCAGGCGACACAAAGGGTATTAAAGGGAACTAAAGTAAAGCGAATTTTCGTAGATGGAGGCTTTAGCAAAAATGCCATATTTATGAATTTATTATCGGCCTCTTTTCCTGAACTTGAAGTATTTGCTGCTTCCATGGCACAGGCTACGGCAGTTGGTGCTGCGCTTGCCATCCACAAGTCATGGAATACCAAACCCTTGCCAAACGACATTATACAACTCAAGTTTTATTCGGCGGCGCAACACCATTATTGA
- a CDS encoding RagB/SusD family nutrient uptake outer membrane protein: protein MRNQSKYIILAFLSITTLVGGCKKDFLNQAPESSLTNANFWKTESDLKQGVVGAYSSLRGMGTFSYWVFGEMRSDNTTFQYNAPQRGQENRELVDQLLVNSTNTLIQDYWRDCYVAISRCNDVLNNVGRIEMPAAAKSQATGEVKFLRAFHYFNLVRQFGGVPLRLEAIKSPGEAPSKGRASVDEVYKQIITDLTDAANELPDVGSYPASEKGRATKGAANALLGEVYLTQKKFGEALTTLRKVTGYSLLSAYKDIFLTTNKNNAESIFEIQYYSTAGTNLSSNFMYQFAPFNSGTAVTNDPGTNLNFNSGWNTPTTDLIAAYESGDLRKDVSLAEGFTSGSGFVAVPYVRKYNQGFVQPGQTNVNFPVSRYADVLLMIAECLNEQGFAPDGEAFGLLNQIRRRAGLNAKTFDNPIPALKVSSQAAFRIAIDQERKVELAFENHRWYDLVRTGTAIPVLTAHGQREIAKNPSQFPAGSYQPTQNKLLLPIPQREVNLDNLPQNPQ, encoded by the coding sequence ATGAGAAACCAATCAAAATATATCATCCTGGCCTTCCTGTCCATAACCACCTTAGTTGGAGGATGTAAGAAAGACTTTTTAAACCAGGCACCGGAATCCAGTTTAACCAATGCCAATTTCTGGAAAACAGAATCAGACCTTAAACAGGGAGTCGTGGGCGCCTATAGTTCCTTACGTGGAATGGGGACCTTCAGCTATTGGGTATTTGGCGAAATGCGTTCGGACAATACTACTTTTCAATACAATGCGCCGCAACGGGGTCAGGAAAACAGGGAACTCGTGGATCAATTGCTGGTAAATTCTACCAATACCCTGATTCAGGACTACTGGAGAGATTGCTATGTAGCCATTTCCCGCTGTAACGATGTATTGAACAATGTGGGAAGAATCGAAATGCCGGCAGCCGCTAAGAGTCAGGCGACAGGAGAAGTTAAGTTTCTCCGTGCTTTCCATTATTTCAACCTGGTCAGACAATTTGGTGGGGTTCCTTTGCGTTTGGAAGCGATCAAATCGCCGGGCGAAGCACCTTCAAAAGGAAGAGCTTCAGTAGATGAGGTTTACAAACAGATCATCACAGACCTGACGGATGCGGCAAACGAATTACCGGATGTGGGCAGCTACCCTGCTTCGGAAAAAGGAAGGGCGACAAAAGGTGCAGCAAATGCGCTTCTCGGCGAAGTTTACCTGACACAGAAAAAGTTTGGAGAGGCATTAACTACTTTGAGAAAAGTGACCGGATATAGTCTTCTGTCGGCCTATAAGGATATTTTCCTGACCACGAATAAGAACAACGCAGAGTCTATATTTGAGATACAGTATTATTCAACGGCCGGTACAAATTTGTCCAGCAACTTCATGTATCAGTTTGCCCCCTTCAATTCAGGTACGGCTGTAACTAATGATCCGGGAACAAACCTGAACTTTAACAGTGGATGGAACACGCCTACAACGGATCTGATTGCTGCCTATGAGTCTGGTGATTTACGTAAAGACGTTTCCCTCGCAGAAGGTTTTACCAGTGGTTCTGGCTTTGTGGCTGTGCCTTATGTCAGGAAATACAACCAGGGTTTTGTACAACCGGGTCAGACCAATGTTAATTTTCCGGTGAGCCGATATGCAGATGTGCTGCTGATGATTGCTGAATGTTTAAACGAACAGGGATTTGCTCCTGATGGTGAAGCATTTGGCTTGCTAAATCAGATCAGAAGACGTGCGGGTCTCAATGCTAAAACGTTTGACAATCCGATACCTGCATTGAAGGTGAGCAGCCAGGCAGCGTTTAGAATTGCCATCGATCAGGAACGCAAAGTAGAGCTTGCTTTTGAAAATCACCGCTGGTATGACCTTGTCCGGACCGGTACCGCCATACCGGTGCTAACCGCCCATGGACAAAGAGAAATTGCCAAAAACCCAAGTCAGTTTCCGGCAGGATCTTATCAGCCTACACAAAACAAGTTATTACTGCCGATACCACAACGAGAGGTTAACCTGGATAATTTACCTCAAAACCCTCAGTAA
- a CDS encoding glycoside hydrolase family 78 protein codes for MNFFSTLLLALPLSSIAKDPVIAKPVALQCEYLLNPIGIDATKPRLSWSMADTRQDAKQTAYRIVVGKDSVAVSKKRGTSWDSGKITSANRLVNYTGEPLTAFSKYFWTIELWDKNGKLAGKAPVASFETGMMTADPWKGSWISDGNDINKRPAPYFRKVFEPKKQVRSARAYIAAAGLYELYLNGKKVGNHRLDPMYTRFDKRNLYVSYDVTAQLLKGSNAIGVLLGNGWYNHQAIAVWNFDKAAWRARPAFCMNLRITYTDGTTATIVSDADWKTSLSPIVSNNIYTAEHYDFRREQAGWNTVDFDDHKWEPVVVRKAPSDLVVSQAMQPVRNVEEIPVKSMKKLDDTTYVFDLGRNISGVTKIRIKGEEGTIVRLKHGERLYANGRVDLSNIDVYYRPKDQTDPFQTDILTLSGKGDLEFMPKFNYKGFQYVEVTSNRPVQLTKESITGYFMHSDVASKGSISSSNPLIDRLWWATNNSYLSNLMGYPTDCPQREKNGWTGDGHFAIETGLFNFDGITIYEKWLADHRDEQKPNGVLPDIIPTGGWGYGTANGTDWTSTIAIIPWNIYLFYGDSQLLADSYDSMKKYVDYITQISPKGLTTFGRGDWVPVKSKSDLEYTSSTYYFVDATILAKTARILHKHADYDHYRKLADQIKAAINGKYFNAETGIYASGVQTELSVALQWGLVPEIHKAKVAENLAKRVAADGMHLDVGVLGAKAILNALSDNGQAETAYRLAAQDTYPSWGWWIVNGATTLYENWDIKAERDISLNHMMFGEIGGWFFKGLGGIHPDEQYPGFKRIQLRPNFVRGLDHFKAVHESPYGKIISDWKRTGNKVRYMITIPPNSDAVVSFPVDDGKKVYRNGKVIAPKITLGAGVYQFEIV; via the coding sequence ATGAACTTTTTTTCAACGTTACTACTTGCGCTACCACTGAGCAGTATAGCCAAAGATCCGGTGATCGCCAAACCTGTCGCCCTCCAATGTGAATACCTCCTCAACCCGATCGGAATTGATGCCACAAAACCACGTTTATCCTGGTCAATGGCAGATACACGTCAGGATGCCAAACAAACAGCTTACCGGATAGTGGTTGGAAAAGATTCTGTAGCTGTCAGTAAAAAAAGAGGAACTTCATGGGATTCGGGTAAAATAACTTCGGCTAACCGACTGGTAAACTACACAGGGGAGCCGCTGACTGCCTTCAGCAAATATTTCTGGACTATAGAACTCTGGGATAAAAACGGAAAATTGGCAGGTAAGGCACCAGTAGCAAGTTTTGAAACCGGAATGATGACGGCAGATCCTTGGAAAGGATCCTGGATCAGTGATGGGAACGACATCAATAAACGACCGGCTCCTTATTTCAGAAAAGTATTTGAACCTAAAAAGCAGGTCAGGTCTGCCCGTGCATACATCGCGGCAGCGGGATTATATGAATTATACCTGAATGGTAAAAAGGTGGGTAACCATCGGCTGGATCCGATGTACACGCGTTTCGACAAGCGAAATTTATATGTTTCTTATGATGTGACGGCTCAGCTCCTGAAAGGCAGTAATGCGATTGGTGTACTCCTGGGCAATGGCTGGTACAACCATCAGGCAATTGCGGTCTGGAATTTTGATAAGGCAGCATGGAGGGCCAGACCAGCTTTTTGCATGAACCTTAGAATTACCTATACCGACGGAACAACGGCCACAATTGTTTCAGACGCCGACTGGAAGACTAGTTTAAGTCCGATTGTATCGAATAACATTTATACCGCAGAACACTATGATTTCCGCCGGGAACAAGCCGGATGGAACACCGTAGATTTTGACGATCACAAATGGGAACCTGTTGTCGTCCGAAAAGCACCTTCAGATCTGGTGGTAAGTCAGGCCATGCAACCCGTCCGTAATGTGGAAGAAATCCCGGTTAAATCGATGAAAAAACTGGATGATACTACGTATGTTTTTGACCTGGGCCGCAATATATCCGGAGTCACTAAAATCAGGATTAAGGGAGAAGAAGGCACGATTGTCCGTTTAAAGCATGGTGAACGTTTGTATGCCAATGGCAGAGTTGACCTTTCCAATATTGATGTTTACTACCGCCCCAAAGATCAAACTGATCCTTTTCAAACTGATATCCTCACCTTATCAGGAAAAGGAGATCTGGAATTTATGCCGAAATTCAATTATAAAGGTTTTCAATATGTAGAAGTAACCAGCAACAGGCCGGTACAGTTGACCAAAGAAAGCATTACCGGCTACTTCATGCACAGCGATGTGGCTTCAAAAGGCAGCATCAGCTCTTCTAATCCTTTAATAGATAGATTGTGGTGGGCGACCAACAATTCTTATCTGTCGAACCTCATGGGCTACCCTACCGATTGTCCGCAACGCGAAAAAAATGGCTGGACAGGCGACGGGCATTTCGCGATAGAAACAGGCTTATTTAATTTCGATGGGATTACCATTTATGAGAAATGGCTGGCTGATCACAGGGACGAGCAAAAACCAAATGGCGTGCTGCCTGATATTATTCCTACCGGAGGCTGGGGATATGGAACCGCCAATGGAACCGACTGGACCAGTACAATAGCCATCATCCCATGGAATATCTATCTTTTTTATGGCGACAGTCAGCTTCTGGCAGACAGCTACGATAGCATGAAGAAATATGTGGATTACATCACACAGATCAGCCCTAAGGGACTTACTACCTTTGGCCGCGGAGATTGGGTACCCGTTAAATCTAAGTCCGACCTGGAATATACTTCCTCCACCTATTACTTTGTAGATGCAACCATACTGGCAAAAACAGCCAGGATTTTGCATAAACACGCGGATTATGACCATTACCGCAAGCTTGCAGATCAAATCAAAGCCGCAATCAATGGTAAATATTTTAATGCGGAAACCGGAATTTATGCCTCAGGAGTTCAAACCGAATTGAGTGTAGCCCTGCAATGGGGATTGGTACCGGAAATACATAAAGCTAAAGTTGCAGAAAACCTGGCCAAAAGAGTTGCGGCCGATGGAATGCATCTGGACGTTGGCGTATTGGGTGCAAAAGCAATATTAAATGCACTTAGTGATAACGGGCAGGCAGAAACAGCTTACAGGTTAGCCGCACAGGATACCTATCCCTCATGGGGATGGTGGATCGTAAATGGAGCCACTACCCTTTATGAAAACTGGGACATTAAAGCAGAAAGAGACATTTCACTGAATCACATGATGTTTGGAGAAATAGGTGGCTGGTTTTTTAAAGGATTGGGCGGCATCCACCCTGACGAACAATATCCTGGATTTAAGCGGATACAGCTACGCCCGAATTTTGTCAGAGGTCTTGATCATTTTAAAGCAGTGCACGAAAGTCCTTATGGAAAAATCATCTCAGACTGGAAAAGAACAGGAAATAAAGTAAGGTATATGATTACCATTCCACCCAATTCGGACGCCGTAGTTAGTTTTCCGGTAGATGATGGTAAAAAAGTATACCGGAACGGAAAGGTTATTGCTCCAAAAATCACACTTGGGGCTGGCGTATATCAATTTGAAATCGTTTAA
- a CDS encoding VOC family protein: MKNSIYPCLTIRGKIATASDFYLETFGAGKVSQTSPFVIQIELSGQKFMLLNEGPMASPNPAVSFMVVSEQAEETEKYWNKLIDQGKILMPIDRYDWSPKYGWVEDKFGVSWQLYTGSKADTPQKFSPALMFAGADAGKATAAINFYTRLFPQSGIQGILKYTKEEGQNPDFVKHAQFKINDFTMMAMENSFDHGFGFNDAISFVVECETQEEIDKYWSQLTANGGAEVACGWLKDPYGISWQIIPKDLGKLVTDPERSGRVMNALMKMKKLIIANLENA, encoded by the coding sequence ATGAAAAATTCCATTTATCCATGTCTGACCATCAGAGGTAAGATTGCAACAGCCTCAGATTTTTACCTGGAAACTTTCGGAGCCGGAAAAGTTAGCCAGACCTCTCCTTTTGTTATACAAATTGAATTGAGCGGGCAAAAGTTTATGCTGCTTAATGAAGGGCCAATGGCCTCGCCCAACCCTGCGGTTTCTTTTATGGTGGTTTCAGAGCAGGCAGAAGAAACAGAGAAATACTGGAATAAATTAATAGACCAGGGTAAGATCCTGATGCCGATAGACCGCTACGACTGGAGTCCGAAATATGGCTGGGTAGAAGATAAATTCGGCGTTTCCTGGCAGCTATATACCGGAAGCAAAGCAGATACACCGCAGAAATTCAGTCCTGCTTTGATGTTTGCGGGAGCTGATGCAGGTAAAGCTACTGCTGCTATAAATTTTTACACCCGGCTATTCCCTCAATCCGGTATTCAGGGAATATTAAAATATACAAAGGAAGAAGGCCAGAATCCTGATTTTGTTAAACATGCCCAATTTAAGATCAATGATTTTACGATGATGGCTATGGAAAACTCTTTCGATCATGGTTTTGGTTTTAATGATGCCATTTCATTTGTGGTAGAATGTGAAACGCAGGAAGAAATTGATAAATACTGGTCGCAGTTAACCGCTAATGGAGGTGCCGAAGTGGCCTGCGGATGGTTAAAAGATCCCTATGGAATCAGCTGGCAGATCATACCCAAGGACTTAGGGAAATTAGTGACTGACCCTGAACGCAGCGGAAGGGTGATGAACGCCTTAATGAAGATGAAAAAACTGATTATTGCGAACCTGGAAAACGCGTAA
- a CDS encoding nuclear transport factor 2 family protein — MNNLQFENIARQWFAAFNTQDLDSLLELYDQEAIHFSPKLKIRHPDTKGLVSGNAALRQWWKESFERLPSLRYQPTSFTANDQRVFMEYIRTVDGEPDMLIAEVLEISNGKIKASRVYHG, encoded by the coding sequence ATGAATAACCTCCAGTTCGAAAATATCGCCAGACAATGGTTTGCAGCCTTCAATACACAGGATCTGGATTCATTACTGGAATTGTACGATCAGGAGGCCATTCACTTCAGTCCGAAACTCAAGATAAGGCATCCTGATACTAAAGGCCTGGTAAGCGGCAATGCTGCTCTCCGGCAGTGGTGGAAGGAGTCTTTTGAGCGTTTGCCCTCCTTGCGTTATCAGCCGACTTCATTCACCGCCAATGATCAACGCGTCTTTATGGAGTACATCAGAACCGTGGATGGGGAGCCAGATATGCTGATTGCTGAGGTGCTGGAAATCAGCAATGGAAAAATAAAAGCCTCGAGGGTTTACCATGGCTAG